One part of the Oceanihabitans sp. IOP_32 genome encodes these proteins:
- the fbp gene encoding class 1 fructose-bisphosphatase — protein sequence MSRKNQTLGEFIIENQASFKYSSGELSRLINSIRLAAKVVNHEVNKAGLVDIIGAVGDTNIQGEDQQKLDVYANEKFIQALTKRNIVCGIASEEEDDFVSINSQDENNQNKYIVLIDPLDGSSNIDVNVSVGTIFSVYRRVTPVGTPVTLEDFLQKGSEQVAAGYVVYGTSTMLVYTTGHGVNGFTLNPAIGSFYLSHPNMQFPEDGSIYSVNEGNYIHFPQGIKDYIKYCQQEEGDRPYTSRYIGSLVSDFHRNMIKGGIYLYPQSSKNPNGKLRLLYECNPMAFLAEQANGKSSDGFTRTLDVVPTTLHQRVPFICGSKNMVEKAEEFMRNARG from the coding sequence ATGTCTCGAAAAAATCAAACTTTAGGTGAGTTTATTATTGAAAATCAGGCCTCGTTTAAGTACAGTTCTGGCGAGTTATCTCGGCTTATTAACTCGATACGATTGGCTGCCAAAGTTGTAAATCACGAAGTAAATAAAGCGGGATTAGTTGATATTATTGGTGCGGTGGGCGATACTAATATACAAGGTGAAGACCAGCAGAAGCTGGATGTTTATGCCAACGAAAAGTTTATACAAGCACTAACCAAAAGAAATATTGTTTGTGGTATTGCCAGTGAAGAAGAAGACGATTTTGTTTCTATAAACAGCCAAGATGAAAACAACCAAAACAAATATATTGTTTTAATTGATCCCTTAGATGGTTCTTCAAATATTGACGTAAATGTCTCTGTAGGAACTATTTTTTCGGTTTACAGGCGTGTAACACCTGTGGGAACCCCCGTTACATTAGAAGATTTTTTACAAAAAGGAAGTGAGCAGGTAGCTGCGGGTTACGTGGTTTATGGCACCTCAACAATGCTTGTATATACCACTGGCCATGGTGTGAATGGTTTTACTTTAAATCCTGCTATAGGGTCGTTTTACTTGTCGCATCCCAATATGCAATTTCCCGAAGATGGTTCTATTTATTCTGTAAATGAAGGGAATTATATTCATTTTCCGCAAGGCATAAAAGATTATATTAAATATTGCCAGCAGGAGGAGGGTGACAGGCCCTACACGAGTAGATATATAGGGTCTTTGGTTTCAGATTTTCATAGAAATATGATTAAAGGCGGTATTTATTTATATCCGCAGAGCTCGAAAAACCCTAACGGAAAATTACGATTATTGTACGAATGTAATCCCATGGCTTTTCTGGCAGAACAGGCTAACGGAAAATCTAGCGATGGTTTTACCCGTACTTTAGATGTGGTGCCTACCACATTACACCAGCGTGTACCCTTTATTTGCGGTAGTAAAAATATGGTAGAAAAGGCTGAAGAGTTTATGCGGAATGCCCGTGGCTAG
- a CDS encoding GNAT family N-acetyltransferase encodes MDYNIRTATKHDMIRVFELIKELALFEKEADAVEITVEDLQKDGFSENPKFHCFVAEVNHKVEGIALIFNRYSTWKGPVIHLEDLVVSEKMRGTGLGTALLDEVVKYGAQLGVKRISWEVLDWNEPAITFYEKKGADVKRDWNVVHLNEQGIKTYIAQLK; translated from the coding sequence ATGGACTATAATATAAGAACCGCCACCAAACATGATATGATTCGCGTGTTTGAATTAATAAAGGAACTCGCGCTTTTTGAAAAAGAAGCTGATGCTGTAGAAATTACAGTAGAGGATTTGCAAAAAGATGGTTTTTCAGAAAATCCGAAATTTCATTGTTTTGTTGCAGAAGTAAACCATAAAGTAGAAGGAATTGCCTTAATTTTTAATCGCTATTCTACATGGAAAGGTCCTGTTATACATCTTGAAGACTTAGTGGTAAGTGAAAAAATGAGAGGCACGGGATTAGGCACTGCACTTTTAGATGAGGTCGTTAAATACGGTGCTCAGTTGGGGGTTAAACGCATAAGTTGGGAAGTATTAGATTGGAACGAACCTGCCATAACTTTTTATGAAAAAAAAGGTGCCGATGTAAAACGCGATTGGAACGTGGTGCATTTAAACGAACAAGGCATTAAGACCTATATTGCTCAGTTAAAATAA